The Halopseudomonas sabulinigri genome window below encodes:
- the znuB gene encoding zinc ABC transporter permease subunit ZnuB, whose translation MPDFLLYALLAGLALALVAGPLGSFVVWRRMAYFGDTLSHSALLGVALGMLLDVNLTLAVTVGCVLIAVLLVALQHKEWLASDTLLGILAHGTLSLGLVVLALTENVRVDLMAYLFGDLLAMTRDDLYWILGGLLIVLVLMCVLWRRLLSITVHEELARVEGLPVTAIRLALMLLIAIVIAVAMKIVGVLLITSLLIIPPAAAQRHARTPEQMALGASVLGCVAVVGGLTMSWHLDTPAGPSIVVCAVLCFMLALGVPRRA comes from the coding sequence ATGCCTGATTTTCTGCTTTACGCGTTGCTGGCCGGTCTGGCGCTGGCGCTGGTCGCCGGGCCACTGGGCTCTTTTGTGGTGTGGCGGCGCATGGCCTATTTTGGCGACACGCTCTCACACTCGGCGTTGCTGGGCGTCGCCCTGGGTATGCTACTGGACGTGAACTTGACGCTGGCGGTAACCGTGGGCTGCGTGCTGATTGCCGTGCTGCTGGTGGCGCTGCAGCACAAGGAATGGCTGGCCAGCGATACCCTGCTGGGGATTCTAGCGCACGGTACGCTGTCGCTGGGGTTAGTGGTACTGGCGCTGACCGAAAACGTGCGGGTAGACCTGATGGCCTATCTGTTCGGTGATCTGCTGGCGATGACCCGCGACGATCTGTACTGGATTCTGGGCGGTCTGCTGATCGTGCTGGTGCTGATGTGCGTACTGTGGCGGCGGCTGTTGTCCATCACTGTGCATGAGGAGCTGGCGCGGGTAGAGGGTTTGCCGGTCACGGCGATTCGACTGGCGCTGATGCTGCTGATCGCCATCGTGATTGCCGTGGCGATGAAAATTGTCGGTGTGCTGCTGATTACCTCACTGCTGATCATTCCGCCGGCGGCGGCGCAGCGCCACGCCCGCACGCCGGAGCAGATGGCCCTGGGCGCCAGTGTGTTGGGCTGCGTGGCGGTGGTCGGTGGGCTGACCATGTCGTGGCATCTGGATACCCCGGCCGGCCCCTCGATTGTGGTCTGCGCGGTGCTGTGCTTTATGCTGGCGTTGGGTGTGCCGCGCCGGGCTTGA
- a CDS encoding FAD binding domain-containing protein, with protein MNPFSYARPADVDEAVGLFEPGSQYIAGGTNLLDLMKENLTRPAQLIDITRLPLKDVDDTADGGLRIGALVSNAELAWDARVEQRYPLLSKAILAGASPQLRNMATTGGNLLQRTRCYYFYDADTPCNKREPGSGCPARDGLNRIHAILGHSEHCIAVHPSDMCVALAALDASVIVKRSDGERRIPFADFHRLPGDHPERDNTLEAGELITAVELPAEDLSTHCAYLKVRDRQSYAFALVSVAAALQLDGGVIRDVRVALGGVAHKPWRNREAEALLVGRAAEQSAFAELADALLAGASGFNDNQFKIALARRAIVRALSDALEGAAR; from the coding sequence ATGAACCCGTTCAGTTACGCTCGCCCAGCCGATGTGGATGAAGCCGTTGGGCTGTTCGAGCCGGGCAGCCAATACATCGCTGGCGGTACCAATCTGCTCGACCTGATGAAGGAAAACCTCACCCGCCCGGCACAGTTGATCGACATCACTCGGCTGCCGCTCAAGGACGTGGACGACACCGCCGACGGCGGGCTGCGCATCGGCGCGCTGGTCAGCAATGCCGAGCTGGCGTGGGATGCGCGCGTCGAGCAGCGCTACCCATTGCTGAGCAAGGCCATTCTCGCCGGCGCTTCGCCGCAGCTGCGCAACATGGCGACCACCGGCGGCAACCTGTTGCAGCGCACGCGCTGTTACTACTTTTACGACGCCGATACCCCCTGCAACAAACGCGAGCCCGGCTCCGGCTGCCCGGCGCGCGACGGTCTGAACCGTATTCATGCGATTCTCGGCCACAGCGAGCACTGCATCGCCGTGCACCCCTCGGATATGTGCGTGGCCCTGGCCGCGCTGGACGCGAGCGTGATCGTCAAGCGCAGCGACGGCGAACGGCGCATTCCCTTCGCCGATTTCCACCGCCTGCCCGGCGACCATCCCGAGCGTGACAACACTCTTGAGGCCGGCGAGCTGATTACTGCCGTGGAGTTGCCTGCCGAGGATTTATCTACCCATTGCGCCTACCTGAAGGTGCGCGACCGCCAGTCTTACGCCTTTGCACTGGTCTCGGTCGCGGCGGCGTTGCAGCTGGATGGCGGCGTGATCCGCGACGTGCGCGTGGCACTGGGCGGCGTCGCGCACAAACCCTGGCGCAACCGCGAGGCCGAAGCCCTGCTGGTGGGCAGAGCGGCAGAGCAGAGTGCCTTTGCCGAGCTGGCCGATGCCCTGCTGGCCGGCGCCAGCGGCTTCAACGACAACCAATTCAAGATAGCGCTGGCGCGCCGCGCGATTGTGCGCGCGCTGAGCGACGCCCTGGAAGGAGCCGCCCGATGA
- a CDS encoding ATP-dependent DNA ligase: MQAFADLYAELDATTRTQVKLDALVAYFRNAPPADAAWAVYMLAGRRMRRLIGPRKLRDWLAEATGLPDWLVEESYQHVGDLAETISLLMEDDRERTAVTGSLAEWIEQAVLGLRGLDEQQQREQVMAHWRSLPRPACFLYNKLLTGSLRVGVSRGLVERALAALTELPRALIARRLIGEFDPTADFYTALFDAEQREESEGQPYPFFLASPLEGEPDTLGDPHEWLAEWKWDGIRAQLIARPGGVWVWSRGEEPMNGRFPEVEAAAAALPEVVFDGEILAWDTDVLPFSQMQRRIQRKTVGPKMLREVPVIFLAYDVLEYQQQDWRDKPLRERRALLEQLLASTDDQAIRLSPRVAASDWAQLAAQREGSRERMVEGLMLKRLDSPYRSGRLRGDWWKWKIEPLTIDAVLLYAQPGHGRRANLYTDYTLAVRDGQAQTETYVPIAKAYSGLTDKEIQKLDHWIRRNTVEKFGPVRSLKPEHVLEIAFEGIQPSPRHKSGIALRFPRILRWRQDKPVAEADTLEQVKELLRLYGG, from the coding sequence ATGCAGGCTTTCGCTGACCTCTACGCTGAACTCGATGCCACCACCCGCACCCAGGTAAAACTGGATGCGCTGGTTGCCTATTTTCGTAACGCGCCGCCCGCCGATGCCGCCTGGGCGGTATACATGCTGGCGGGTCGGCGGATGCGGCGCCTGATAGGCCCGCGCAAGTTGCGTGACTGGCTGGCCGAGGCGACCGGTTTACCCGACTGGCTGGTGGAAGAAAGCTACCAGCATGTTGGCGATCTGGCCGAAACCATCAGCTTGCTGATGGAAGACGACCGCGAGCGCACCGCGGTAACAGGCTCGCTGGCCGAGTGGATCGAGCAGGCGGTACTGGGTTTGCGCGGGCTGGATGAGCAGCAACAGCGAGAACAGGTAATGGCGCACTGGCGCAGCCTGCCGAGGCCTGCCTGTTTTCTCTACAACAAATTGTTGACCGGGAGCCTGCGAGTGGGGGTCTCCCGGGGGCTGGTCGAGCGCGCACTGGCGGCGCTCACGGAACTCCCGCGCGCCTTGATCGCACGGCGGCTGATTGGCGAGTTCGACCCCACCGCCGACTTTTATACGGCGCTGTTCGATGCCGAACAACGCGAGGAAAGCGAAGGCCAACCCTACCCGTTTTTTCTCGCCTCGCCGCTGGAGGGCGAACCTGACACCTTGGGCGACCCGCACGAGTGGCTGGCGGAATGGAAGTGGGACGGTATTCGCGCGCAGTTGATTGCCCGGCCCGGCGGGGTGTGGGTCTGGTCGCGCGGAGAAGAACCGATGAATGGCCGCTTTCCCGAGGTGGAGGCGGCTGCCGCAGCGCTGCCGGAGGTGGTGTTCGATGGTGAAATTCTCGCCTGGGATACCGACGTGCTGCCATTTTCGCAGATGCAGCGCCGCATTCAGCGCAAGACCGTTGGCCCCAAGATGCTGCGCGAAGTACCGGTAATTTTCCTCGCCTACGATGTGCTCGAGTACCAGCAGCAAGATTGGCGCGACAAGCCGCTGCGCGAGCGTCGCGCCCTGCTGGAACAACTGCTGGCTAGCACTGACGACCAAGCCATCCGCCTCAGCCCCCGTGTGGCGGCCAGCGACTGGGCGCAGCTGGCAGCGCAGCGTGAAGGCAGCCGTGAGCGCATGGTCGAAGGGTTAATGCTGAAGCGCCTGGATAGCCCCTACCGCAGCGGCCGCCTGCGCGGTGACTGGTGGAAGTGGAAGATCGAGCCGCTGACCATTGATGCGGTATTGCTGTATGCCCAGCCCGGCCACGGCCGGCGCGCCAACCTGTATACCGATTACACCCTGGCAGTGCGCGACGGTCAGGCACAAACCGAAACCTACGTGCCCATCGCCAAGGCCTACTCCGGTCTCACCGACAAGGAAATTCAAAAGCTCGACCACTGGATCCGGCGCAACACGGTAGAGAAGTTCGGACCGGTGCGCTCCCTCAAGCCTGAACACGTCTTGGAGATCGCCTTTGAAGGTATCCAGCCTTCGCCCCGGCACAAATCGGGCATTGCTCTGCGCTTCCCGCGCATCCTGCGTTGGCGGCAGGACAAGCCCGTCGCCGAGGCCGACACCCTGGAGCAGGTCAAGGAGCTGCTGCGCTTGTATGGTGGCTGA
- a CDS encoding (2Fe-2S)-binding protein has protein sequence MSSTTDPQGVTEVATYPLNIEINGETRQLQVYPWTTLLDLLREQLGLSGTKKGCDHGQCGACTVLLNGKRINACLTIAVMHDGARLTTVEGLADGDELHPMQAAFVKRDAFQCGYCTPGQICSAIGMTAEGRAETAEQIREQMSGNLCRCGAYPNILSAIEDAMPDTRKQLERSSEVSR, from the coding sequence ATGAGTTCGACAACCGACCCACAGGGCGTGACCGAGGTCGCGACCTACCCGCTGAACATCGAAATCAACGGCGAAACCCGGCAACTGCAGGTTTACCCCTGGACCACCCTGCTCGACCTGCTGCGCGAGCAACTCGGCCTAAGCGGCACCAAAAAGGGCTGCGATCACGGCCAATGCGGCGCCTGCACGGTGCTGCTCAACGGCAAACGCATCAACGCCTGCCTGACCATCGCGGTGATGCACGACGGCGCCCGCCTGACCACAGTCGAAGGCCTGGCCGACGGCGATGAGCTGCATCCGATGCAAGCCGCCTTCGTCAAGCGCGATGCATTCCAGTGCGGCTATTGCACGCCGGGGCAAATCTGTTCCGCCATCGGCATGACCGCCGAGGGACGCGCCGAGACAGCGGAGCAGATTCGCGAGCAGATGAGCGGCAACTTGTGCCGCTGCGGTGCCTACCCGAACATCCTCTCGGCGATTGAAGACGCCATGCCAGATACCCGCAAACAGCTTGAGCGCAGCAGCGAGGTGAGCCGATGA
- the znuC gene encoding zinc ABC transporter ATP-binding protein ZnuC produces MSKPLLSLQDVSLRLHGTDVLEHVSLQVNRGEIVTLIGPNGAGKTSLVRIVLGLLKASAGQVNRQPRLRIGYMPQKLQIDASLPLTVQRFLLLAPGAKKAAAHAALVEVGAEHLLDRPLQQVSGGELQRILLARALLREPDLLVLDEPVQGVDVNGQIELYQLITRLRDRYGCGVLMVSHDLHLVMATTNTVVCLNRHVCCSGHPEQVSLDPAFVAMFGEQASALAVYSHHHDHAHDMHGEVVPHEHSHGPDCNHA; encoded by the coding sequence GTGAGCAAACCCCTGTTGTCGTTGCAGGACGTGAGCCTGCGTCTGCATGGCACCGATGTGCTGGAGCACGTCAGCCTGCAGGTCAACCGCGGTGAAATCGTCACCCTGATTGGCCCCAACGGCGCGGGCAAGACCAGCCTGGTGCGTATTGTGCTGGGGCTGTTGAAAGCATCCGCCGGCCAGGTCAACCGGCAGCCCAGACTGCGCATTGGCTATATGCCGCAGAAGCTGCAGATTGATGCCTCCCTGCCGCTGACCGTGCAGCGGTTTCTGTTGCTGGCACCGGGTGCGAAGAAGGCCGCCGCGCACGCCGCGCTGGTTGAGGTGGGCGCGGAGCACCTGCTGGACCGCCCCCTGCAGCAGGTCTCGGGCGGTGAGTTGCAGCGCATTCTGCTGGCCCGCGCGCTGCTGCGCGAACCTGATCTGCTGGTGTTGGATGAGCCGGTGCAAGGGGTGGACGTGAACGGCCAGATAGAGCTGTATCAGCTCATCACCCGGTTGCGTGACCGCTACGGCTGCGGCGTGCTGATGGTCTCGCACGATCTGCATCTGGTGATGGCGACCACCAATACCGTGGTCTGCCTGAACCGCCACGTGTGTTGTTCCGGCCACCCGGAGCAGGTCAGCCTGGACCCGGCCTTTGTTGCCATGTTTGGCGAGCAGGCCAGCGCCCTGGCGGTGTACAGCCACCACCACGACCATGCCCACGATATGCACGGCGAAGTCGTGCCCCATGAACACAGCCACGGACCCGACTGCAACCATGCCTGA
- a CDS encoding ligase-associated DNA damage response exonuclease, which yields MLDPLIIPTDEGLFCPAGNFHIDPWRPVVTAVITHAHADHARSGHQLYYAHQASVPILRHRLGEHELIGLPYGEQRRFGPTTLSLHSAGHVLGSAQVRVAHDDGRVWVVSGDYKRDADPTCAPFEVVPCDTLITEATFALPCYRWPPVEQVGRQMWQWWQSNPERPCILFTYAFGKAQRVLAALAEHTDRTVYLHGAMVALTELYRDAGVAMLPTQPVSELPRDASFNGQLILAPPSAAGSRWMRRFKNASTGFASGWMRIRGNRRRRGYDQGFELSDHADWPALLATIRDCGASTVLTTHGRSDDLVRYLREHEGVDARALTTLYGAEDD from the coding sequence ATGCTTGATCCCCTGATCATTCCCACCGACGAGGGGCTGTTCTGTCCCGCAGGCAATTTTCATATCGACCCGTGGCGGCCGGTTGTCACGGCCGTGATTACCCATGCCCACGCCGACCACGCCCGGTCCGGCCATCAGCTCTACTACGCGCACCAGGCGAGCGTGCCCATCCTCCGGCATCGCCTGGGCGAACATGAACTTATTGGTCTGCCGTATGGCGAGCAACGGCGCTTTGGTCCGACCACGCTGAGCCTGCATTCTGCCGGGCATGTGCTGGGTTCGGCGCAAGTGCGGGTGGCGCATGACGATGGCCGGGTGTGGGTCGTCAGCGGCGATTACAAGCGCGATGCCGATCCGACCTGCGCACCTTTTGAGGTGGTGCCCTGCGATACCCTGATTACCGAGGCCACCTTCGCGCTGCCGTGCTATCGCTGGCCGCCGGTCGAGCAAGTGGGTAGGCAAATGTGGCAGTGGTGGCAGAGCAACCCGGAGCGCCCCTGCATCCTGTTCACCTATGCCTTCGGCAAGGCGCAGCGCGTGTTGGCCGCGTTGGCCGAACACACCGACCGCACTGTGTATCTGCATGGCGCCATGGTGGCGCTGACCGAGCTGTACCGCGACGCCGGGGTGGCCATGCTGCCGACCCAGCCGGTATCCGAGCTACCCCGCGACGCCTCCTTCAATGGCCAGTTGATACTGGCGCCGCCATCGGCGGCCGGCTCGCGGTGGATGCGGCGGTTCAAGAACGCCAGTACCGGTTTTGCTTCGGGCTGGATGCGCATACGCGGCAATCGTCGGCGCCGTGGCTACGATCAAGGCTTTGAGCTGAGTGATCACGCCGATTGGCCGGCGTTGCTGGCGACCATCCGCGACTGCGGTGCCAGCACCGTGCTGACTACCCACGGTCGCAGCGACGATCTGGTGCGCTATCTGCGCGAACACGAGGGCGTGGACGCCCGCGCGCTGACCACCTTGTATGGCGCGGAGGACGACTGA
- a CDS encoding ligase-associated DNA damage response DEXH box helicase, translated as MVAEPQSVDGLAAIEQWFAAHNWQPAPFQRRAWQAFRAGRSGLIHASTGSGKTLAAWLGPVSRALEQPARSGGLRVLWITPLRALAADTAGHLQQSASALGLDWKVETRTGDTSASVRARQRRKMPETLVTTPESLSVLLSYRNAEDSFRQLEAVIVDEWHELLGSKRGVQLQLCLAWLRACNPALVVWGLSATLGNLDEAMDVLLGEGAAPGERITAAANETDEKPLTIRGLCPQNIERFPWAGHLGLSQLEGVLEYLQQGQSALLFTNTRSQAELWFEAILKARIDWLTELGLHHGSIDRGVRKRIEEGLRQGDFRCVVCTSSLDLGVDFSPVDRVVQVGSPKGVARLMQRAGRSGHQPGAASEILCVPSHAFELVEIAAARRAWAAGRVEARRPPRLSLDVLVQHLVTLAAGPGFTADRAFDEVRTTHAFAALTRDQFDWCLTFITQGGPVLEHYPQFQRVVAQAGRYSVEDTGIARRHRLSIGTITSDAQIHVRFMKGGSLGSIEETFIARLKPGDVFLFSGRALELVKVRDLVAYVRLAKTRRHRVPRWYGGRLPLSSELADSVLEILEEVQAGEYADAEVQAIAPVLELQKQQSALPGRTQLLIERCRSREGEHLFLFPFAGRLAHEGLAALLAWRLGQWVPATFSLSVNDYGLELLTSTRLPELNDADWRTLLSPDNLLDDVLAALNAGELARRQFRDIARISGLVFQGFPGRGKSDRQLQASTGLLYDTLQRYDPEHRLLAQASREVLEDQLELQRLQAVLQRAAGQTLLQMPLERFSPLAFPLWVERQRNRITTESWQDRVQRMIASLEQHAQRKTGKRR; from the coding sequence ATGGTGGCTGAACCGCAAAGCGTCGATGGTCTGGCTGCAATTGAGCAATGGTTTGCCGCGCACAACTGGCAGCCGGCGCCTTTTCAGCGGCGCGCCTGGCAGGCCTTCCGGGCCGGGCGCAGTGGCTTGATTCATGCCTCTACCGGCTCCGGCAAAACGCTGGCAGCCTGGCTGGGGCCGGTCTCCCGCGCGCTTGAACAGCCAGCGCGCAGCGGCGGCTTGCGCGTGCTGTGGATTACGCCGCTGCGCGCCCTGGCCGCCGATACCGCCGGGCACTTGCAGCAGTCTGCCAGTGCGCTGGGGTTGGACTGGAAGGTCGAAACCCGCACCGGCGACACCTCCGCCAGCGTCCGTGCCCGGCAACGGCGCAAAATGCCCGAGACCTTGGTGACCACCCCGGAAAGTCTGTCCGTGCTGCTCTCCTATCGCAATGCTGAAGACAGCTTTCGTCAGCTGGAGGCGGTAATTGTAGATGAGTGGCACGAGCTACTGGGCAGCAAGCGCGGGGTACAGCTGCAGCTGTGTCTGGCCTGGTTGCGCGCATGCAATCCGGCGCTGGTGGTGTGGGGCTTGTCCGCCACGCTGGGCAATCTCGATGAGGCGATGGATGTGTTGCTGGGTGAAGGCGCAGCGCCCGGCGAGCGCATCACTGCCGCAGCGAATGAAACAGATGAAAAGCCGCTGACGATTCGTGGGCTGTGTCCACAGAACATAGAGCGCTTTCCATGGGCTGGGCATCTTGGCCTGTCGCAACTCGAGGGCGTGCTCGAGTATCTGCAGCAGGGCCAATCTGCGCTGCTGTTTACCAATACCCGCTCGCAGGCCGAACTCTGGTTCGAGGCGATTCTCAAGGCACGGATCGATTGGCTGACCGAGCTGGGATTGCATCATGGCTCGATTGATCGCGGTGTGCGCAAGCGCATCGAGGAGGGGCTGCGCCAGGGCGATTTTCGCTGTGTGGTGTGTACCTCCAGCCTGGATTTGGGCGTGGATTTTTCGCCGGTAGATCGGGTTGTGCAGGTGGGCAGCCCGAAAGGCGTTGCGCGTTTGATGCAGCGTGCCGGCCGCTCGGGTCATCAGCCGGGCGCGGCGAGTGAAATTCTCTGCGTGCCCAGTCATGCGTTTGAACTGGTCGAGATTGCTGCGGCGCGGCGCGCCTGGGCGGCTGGCCGGGTTGAGGCCAGGCGGCCACCGCGCCTGAGCCTGGATGTCCTGGTGCAGCATCTGGTTACGCTGGCCGCTGGCCCCGGCTTTACCGCTGATCGGGCCTTTGATGAGGTGCGCACTACGCACGCCTTTGCCGCGTTGACGCGGGATCAGTTCGACTGGTGCCTGACGTTTATTACCCAGGGCGGCCCGGTGCTGGAACATTACCCGCAGTTTCAGCGCGTAGTGGCGCAGGCTGGCCGTTACAGCGTGGAGGATACCGGCATCGCGCGGCGTCACCGGCTGTCTATCGGCACCATTACCAGCGACGCACAAATCCACGTGCGTTTCATGAAGGGTGGCAGTCTGGGCAGTATCGAGGAAACCTTCATCGCACGCCTCAAGCCGGGCGACGTCTTTCTGTTTTCCGGGCGCGCCCTGGAACTGGTCAAGGTACGCGACCTGGTGGCCTATGTGCGGCTAGCGAAGACCCGGCGCCATCGCGTGCCGCGCTGGTATGGCGGGCGCTTGCCGTTGTCGAGCGAGTTGGCCGACAGCGTGCTGGAGATACTCGAAGAAGTGCAGGCGGGTGAGTATGCCGACGCAGAGGTGCAAGCGATCGCGCCGGTGCTGGAGTTGCAGAAACAGCAGTCGGCGCTGCCGGGACGCACGCAGCTGTTGATCGAGCGCTGTCGCTCGCGGGAGGGTGAACACCTGTTTCTCTTCCCCTTTGCGGGGCGGCTGGCACATGAGGGGCTGGCAGCGTTGCTGGCCTGGCGCCTGGGTCAGTGGGTGCCGGCGACCTTCTCGCTGTCGGTAAACGATTACGGGCTCGAGCTGTTGACCTCTACCCGTCTGCCGGAGCTGAACGATGCGGACTGGCGGACGCTGCTGAGCCCGGACAACCTGCTGGACGATGTGCTGGCGGCGCTGAATGCCGGCGAGCTGGCGCGCCGCCAGTTTCGCGACATAGCGCGTATCAGCGGCCTGGTGTTTCAGGGGTTTCCGGGACGCGGCAAGAGTGACCGCCAGTTGCAGGCATCCACCGGCCTGCTGTACGACACCCTGCAGCGCTACGATCCCGAGCACCGGCTGCTGGCGCAGGCCAGCCGCGAGGTGCTGGAAGATCAGCTGGAGCTGCAGCGCTTGCAGGCGGTGTTGCAGCGCGCAGCGGGGCAAACCCTGTTGCAGATGCCGCTCGAGCGCTTTTCGCCGCTGGCCTTCCCGCTCTGGGTGGAGCGCCAGCGCAATCGCATCACGACCGAAAGCTGGCAAGACCGCGTGCAACGCATGATCGCCAGCCTGGAGCAACACGCCCAGCGCAAGACGGGAAAACGCCGATGA
- a CDS encoding xanthine dehydrogenase family protein molybdopterin-binding subunit, with protein MNATHSPETSPVGKALDRVDGPLKVQGQAHYAGEFALPGLLYGSVVNSNIASGRLRSIDTRAAEAVAGVELVLTHLNRPSIAGYDKPYEDDDAADGSPFRPLYNDRILYNGQPVALVVAADPELAHYAASLITIDYEQDPHATDLQAQLEQMKKAPADLPDPRGDAQQALESAAVKVEVQYSTPAEHHNPMEPHASTVHYLQGGKLDIYDKTQGVQNCMRYLEDVFAMQGQIRILSPFVGGAFGSGLRPQYQLPLAVMAALKLKRSVRVTLKRQQMFTFGYRPPTVHRLSLGASRDGQLQAITHQTIGQTSRFEDYTENEVQWSGMLYKCPNVALDYQLVPLDVYTPLDMRAPGATTGVYALECAMDELAYAANIDPLALRQKNFTDHNANEDKPYSSKALMACYAQGAERFGWSKRDMAPRSMRDGHQLVGWGMATGIWEALQMPASAKACIDASGKLIVSSATTDIGTGTYTVMAQIAAEAMGFAMDQVEFKLGDSSLSEAPLQGGSFTVSSVGSAVQKACQELRLKLLDCVQQSPASHFSGKTTDEIDFADGWLFIREAPEHRVKLTDIAAETGALEVEVSVEPGEVRDGYATGTHSAVFVEVKVDEDTGMIKLSRVVSAIAAGRVVNPKTAGNQIAGGVVWGVSQALHEETQMDHNLGRFMNHSLAEYHIPVQADIGDIDVLFVEEHDEIVNALGSKGVGEIGIVGVAAAVSNAIFHATGKRVRDLPVTLDKLL; from the coding sequence ATGAACGCCACCCATTCTCCCGAGACTTCTCCGGTCGGCAAAGCCCTGGACCGTGTCGATGGCCCACTCAAGGTGCAGGGGCAGGCGCACTACGCCGGTGAGTTCGCGTTACCGGGGCTGCTGTATGGCAGCGTGGTAAACAGTAATATCGCCTCTGGCCGCCTGCGTAGTATCGATACTCGCGCCGCAGAAGCGGTGGCCGGTGTCGAACTGGTACTTACACACCTGAACCGCCCGTCGATTGCCGGCTATGACAAACCCTACGAAGACGATGACGCCGCAGACGGCTCGCCGTTTCGGCCGCTGTATAACGACCGTATTCTCTATAACGGCCAGCCGGTTGCCCTGGTAGTGGCGGCCGATCCGGAGCTGGCGCACTACGCCGCCAGCCTGATTACCATCGACTATGAGCAGGACCCGCACGCCACCGATCTGCAGGCCCAGCTTGAGCAGATGAAAAAGGCCCCGGCGGACCTGCCCGACCCGCGCGGTGATGCACAGCAGGCGCTGGAGTCCGCCGCAGTCAAGGTCGAGGTGCAGTACAGCACGCCAGCCGAGCATCACAATCCGATGGAACCGCATGCCTCCACCGTGCACTACCTGCAAGGCGGCAAGCTGGATATCTATGACAAGACCCAGGGCGTGCAGAACTGCATGCGCTACCTGGAAGACGTGTTTGCTATGCAGGGGCAGATTCGCATTCTCTCGCCCTTTGTTGGCGGCGCCTTTGGCTCCGGTCTGCGGCCGCAATATCAACTGCCACTGGCGGTGATGGCGGCGCTCAAGCTCAAGCGGTCGGTGCGGGTAACGCTGAAACGTCAGCAGATGTTCACCTTCGGCTACCGTCCGCCCACCGTGCACCGGCTGAGTCTGGGCGCCAGCCGCGACGGCCAGTTGCAGGCCATCACGCACCAGACCATCGGCCAGACGTCGCGCTTTGAGGATTACACCGAAAATGAGGTGCAGTGGTCCGGCATGCTCTACAAGTGCCCGAACGTGGCGCTGGATTACCAACTGGTGCCGCTCGATGTGTACACCCCGCTAGACATGCGCGCGCCCGGCGCCACCACCGGCGTGTATGCGCTGGAATGCGCTATGGATGAATTGGCTTACGCTGCCAACATTGACCCGCTGGCGTTGCGCCAGAAGAACTTTACCGACCACAACGCCAACGAAGACAAACCCTATTCCAGCAAGGCCCTGATGGCGTGCTACGCGCAGGGCGCCGAACGCTTCGGCTGGTCAAAACGCGACATGGCGCCGCGCAGCATGCGCGATGGTCATCAACTGGTTGGCTGGGGCATGGCCACCGGTATCTGGGAAGCCCTGCAGATGCCGGCCAGCGCCAAGGCCTGTATCGACGCCAGCGGCAAGCTGATCGTCAGCAGCGCCACGACGGATATCGGCACTGGCACCTATACGGTGATGGCGCAGATCGCCGCCGAGGCGATGGGCTTTGCCATGGATCAGGTGGAATTCAAGCTGGGCGATTCGAGCCTCTCCGAAGCGCCGCTGCAAGGCGGCTCCTTCACCGTTTCATCGGTCGGCAGCGCGGTACAGAAGGCCTGCCAGGAGCTGCGCCTGAAGCTGCTCGATTGCGTGCAGCAAAGCCCGGCCTCCCATTTCAGTGGCAAAACCACCGACGAAATCGACTTTGCCGATGGCTGGCTGTTTATCCGGGAGGCGCCCGAGCACAGGGTCAAGCTGACCGATATCGCCGCCGAGACCGGCGCGCTGGAAGTGGAAGTGAGCGTCGAACCCGGCGAGGTGCGCGATGGTTACGCCACCGGCACGCACTCAGCGGTATTCGTTGAAGTGAAGGTGGATGAAGACACCGGCATGATCAAGCTCAGCCGCGTGGTCAGCGCCATCGCCGCCGGGCGCGTGGTCAATCCCAAAACCGCTGGCAACCAGATTGCCGGCGGTGTGGTCTGGGGAGTGAGCCAGGCCCTGCATGAAGAAACCCAGATGGACCACAACCTGGGCCGCTTCATGAATCACAGCCTGGCCGAATATCACATCCCGGTGCAGGCCGACATCGGTGACATAGACGTGCTCTTCGTGGAGGAGCATGACGAAATCGTCAACGCGCTGGGCTCCAAGGGCGTGGGGGAGATCGGGATTGTCGGCGTTGCCGCCGCAGTCTCGAATGCGATTTTTCACGCCACCGGCAAACGCGTGCGCGACCTGCCGGTGACACTGGATAAGCTGCTCTAA